A region of the Raphanus sativus cultivar WK10039 unplaced genomic scaffold, ASM80110v3 Scaffold3053, whole genome shotgun sequence genome:
TCACTCCCCTCTTTTTCATTGTGACTGTTTCAGCTGCTACACGTGTTACTGGGTCAGATGGGACTCTTCACCAAGCCGCAAGCTGATTCACGAAATCATCGACGCTTACGAAGAAAGCTTGGAGAATAAGAAacaaaccaagaagaagaaagatcgGAGAAAGCGTTCAGGGAAAGCTCCAGCTCTCGCTAGTCCTAGCTTTGGTACGGCTGATTCAGAGAGTCCAAGTCAACTTACTGATTCGATTTCGAGTTCTCGTGCATGTTCTAGTTCGAATCATGAATTGGTTGGTAGTACTGGTGGTTGCAACGGCGGTTTGAAATCCACGGAGGAGTTCCTTGCCGGAGACGTTGGCGAAGAGACGGCTGAGGAGCAGGAGAAGGGATCCGTTAGAAGATTTGTGAGTTTCATTGGTGAGAAAGTTTTTGGTGTTTGGGGATAAGAAAATTTACAAGAAATAATAAGGTagaaatgtttcttttttttttggtaaaaagctaaaaaatgttttttcaaAGGTTTAATTACTTTGGATCTTTGTAGGCCAAAATGTTTGATTACCAAATGTTTTCATGTATAAGGATTTAACTGTATTGCGGCCAAAAACATCATTGTATTATAACATCTTGATCATATCAGAAAGTTGGTACTATTGCATGTATTTAATACGTTTATATGTTCAACAACATAACATGCTCAAGGTTGcataaactattttttcttaCCGCCAGAATTGAATTATGGAGTATATTATTC
Encoded here:
- the LOC130506265 gene encoding uncharacterized protein LOC130506265, whose translation is MKKLYRKGTVHPSPQIKSDDHLLSLLPVAIFSLAAVLSPKDREVLAYLLSTASYSGDRNYASRLNKTKLHEKSRSDNHSPLFHCDCFSCYTCYWVRWDSSPSRKLIHEIIDAYEESLENKKQTKKKKDRRKRSGKAPALASPSFGTADSESPSQLTDSISSSRACSSSNHELVGSTGGCNGGLKSTEEFLAGDVGEETAEEQEKGSVRRFVSFIGEKVFGVWG